One region of Chitinophaga varians genomic DNA includes:
- a CDS encoding efflux RND transporter periplasmic adaptor subunit has translation MTYRPVSFLIITTLLAACGSKEVQQEQQAPVKVTATKVSLNDMPQTFTYSGTIEPDNTADIGFAVPGVVNGILVEEGQLVRQGQLLATLDATEYSNALTIANAGLDQAEDMYRRLNDLYQKGSLPAKDYIDIKTKLAQAKANKEISAKHIADSRLYAPITGIVSARKIERGSAAAPGVPAFTIVKTDMVYARASVPESEVGAIPHGGSALVYIPTLQDSAAGKITIINPQADATSRTYNIKIKLSNNNGRLLPGMLTEIRLNTGRSANNLTVPATAVVRDADDLTYVFITNAQHQAVRKRVTVGALTGKNEVVITTGLQGGEQVITSGLTNIKDGTAVSL, from the coding sequence ATGACGTACAGACCCGTTTCCTTTTTGATCATCACCACCCTGCTGGCCGCCTGCGGCAGCAAGGAAGTGCAGCAGGAGCAACAGGCGCCGGTAAAAGTGACCGCAACAAAAGTCAGCCTCAATGATATGCCGCAAACCTTCACCTACTCCGGCACCATAGAGCCTGACAACACCGCCGATATTGGCTTTGCCGTACCGGGCGTGGTGAACGGCATTCTTGTGGAAGAAGGACAGCTGGTCCGGCAGGGGCAATTACTGGCCACCCTCGACGCTACAGAATACAGCAATGCGCTCACCATCGCCAACGCAGGACTGGACCAGGCGGAAGATATGTACCGCCGCCTGAATGACCTGTATCAGAAAGGCAGTCTGCCGGCGAAAGACTACATCGACATAAAGACCAAACTGGCACAGGCCAAAGCCAATAAAGAAATCAGCGCCAAACATATCGCGGACAGCAGATTGTACGCACCTATCACCGGTATCGTCAGCGCCCGTAAAATAGAAAGAGGCAGCGCCGCAGCTCCCGGCGTACCGGCGTTCACCATTGTAAAAACCGACATGGTGTATGCCCGGGCCTCCGTTCCGGAAAGTGAGGTAGGCGCCATCCCCCATGGTGGCAGCGCACTGGTCTACATCCCCACGCTACAGGACAGCGCAGCAGGAAAAATCACCATCATCAACCCACAGGCCGACGCCACTTCACGCACCTATAACATCAAAATAAAATTATCCAATAACAACGGACGCCTGCTTCCCGGCATGCTCACTGAAATCCGCCTCAACACCGGCAGAAGTGCCAACAACCTGACAGTGCCCGCCACGGCCGTAGTACGCGATGCGGACGACCTGACCTACGTCTTCATCACCAACGCACAACATCAGGCTGTACGCAAAAGAGTGACCGTAGGCGCCCTCACCGGCAAAAATGAAGTGGTGATCACCACCGGCCTGCAAGGCGGTGAACAGGTGATCACCTCCGGGCTCACCAACATCAAAGACGGCACCGCCGTGAGCCTCTAA
- a CDS encoding AraC family transcriptional regulator codes for MKQAEFIRSAGLEDPLGIGLFVSVDINMIEYDHIKSNFRSDFTSILLIQQGRMQGNLDRKVYHLEANDLLLIPPHTMKKSVAVDKSCIISGLNFTLDFMVEIGLPANKMELYDYFTSKYSPHWKLSPADAQLMLSHFRQLAARMEDMKEKQPFAREKLQHTFLLFLYEMAALSTRYTELINPAVSRKESLVIRFTNLVQAHFKSQRNVQQYAEQLFVTAKYLTETVKEFTGKSAGEIIDDYVVLEAKLLLDNPKLSIAEITEILHFSDQSFFGKYFKRHTGYSPKAFRALGQ; via the coding sequence ATGAAACAGGCGGAATTTATTCGCAGCGCCGGACTGGAGGACCCGTTGGGTATAGGGCTCTTTGTTTCTGTCGATATAAACATGATCGAATATGATCATATTAAATCCAATTTCCGGTCAGACTTCACCAGCATCCTTCTCATACAACAAGGCAGGATGCAGGGCAACCTGGACAGAAAAGTATATCACCTGGAAGCCAACGACCTGCTGCTGATCCCACCACATACCATGAAAAAATCAGTGGCGGTAGACAAATCCTGTATCATCTCCGGCCTGAATTTCACCCTGGACTTTATGGTGGAAATAGGGTTGCCCGCCAATAAAATGGAGCTGTACGATTATTTTACGTCGAAGTATTCCCCGCATTGGAAACTCTCTCCGGCAGACGCACAGCTGATGCTCTCCCATTTCCGGCAACTGGCGGCCCGCATGGAGGATATGAAGGAAAAACAACCTTTTGCCAGAGAGAAGCTACAGCATACCTTTCTGTTGTTCCTCTATGAAATGGCAGCCCTCAGCACAAGGTATACGGAGTTAATAAACCCGGCGGTCTCCCGGAAAGAAAGCCTGGTGATCCGCTTCACCAACCTGGTGCAGGCACATTTCAAGAGTCAGCGCAATGTGCAGCAATATGCAGAGCAGCTGTTCGTCACCGCCAAGTACCTGACCGAAACAGTAAAAGAATTTACCGGTAAAAGCGCCGGCGAAATCATCGATGACTATGTAGTACTGGAAGCAAAACTGCTGCTCGACAATCCCAAACTTAGCATTGCCGAGATCACCGAAATCCTGCACTTCAGCGACCAGTCTTTTTTCGGTAAATATTTCAAACGCCATACCGGCTACTCTCCCAAGGCTTTCCGGGCATTAGGGCAATAA
- a CDS encoding linear amide C-N hydrolase: MKTGLFKTLCYSLGISLLASPITVPACTGIQLRARDGAVICARTLEFYNDLQAQVVVYPRNYPFNAVSPGGANKGLYWKARYAIVGINSMGKDAIADGMNEKGLAVGLYYLPGYAGYMNVPPKKIAKSLSSTDVSAWLLSNFATVDQVKHAIDSGILINKGIPLYVNGGIPFPLHYSVHDAEGKSLVIECVNGKLYSYNNPLGVLTNSPTFDWHMANLQQYLNSRPSDACLKMGEDTIRSFGQGNGLVGIPGDFTPSSRFVRAVAYTQSMDPSPSADEAVTQAFQILNAFDIPKGVIKDRAHPGNNVYTLWTCANDLKNKRLYFHTVNNRTLHMIDLMRYINTDKVLFFPMDDPMEVVQN; this comes from the coding sequence ATGAAAACCGGATTATTTAAAACCCTGTGTTACTCCCTCGGTATTTCGCTGTTGGCCTCCCCTATCACCGTTCCGGCCTGTACAGGTATCCAGCTGAGGGCAAGAGATGGCGCTGTGATCTGCGCCCGTACCCTGGAATTTTACAATGACCTGCAGGCGCAGGTTGTCGTGTATCCAAGGAATTATCCCTTTAACGCCGTTAGTCCCGGCGGTGCCAATAAAGGGCTGTACTGGAAAGCCCGGTACGCCATTGTTGGTATCAATTCCATGGGCAAAGACGCTATCGCGGACGGCATGAACGAAAAAGGCCTGGCCGTGGGTCTGTACTATTTACCCGGATACGCTGGTTATATGAATGTTCCGCCCAAGAAAATCGCCAAATCGCTCAGCTCTACCGACGTATCAGCGTGGCTGCTATCCAATTTCGCCACGGTTGACCAGGTGAAACACGCTATAGACAGCGGTATTCTGATCAACAAAGGCATCCCCCTGTACGTCAACGGCGGCATTCCCTTCCCGCTGCATTACAGTGTACACGACGCGGAGGGCAAGTCGCTCGTGATAGAATGTGTGAATGGAAAGCTGTATAGTTACAACAACCCGCTGGGCGTGCTGACCAATTCACCCACCTTCGACTGGCATATGGCCAACCTGCAGCAGTACCTGAATTCCCGCCCTTCCGATGCGTGCCTGAAAATGGGAGAAGACACCATCCGTTCATTCGGACAAGGTAATGGACTGGTAGGCATCCCCGGCGATTTTACGCCTTCTTCCCGCTTTGTACGCGCCGTGGCCTATACCCAGAGCATGGACCCGTCGCCTTCCGCAGACGAGGCCGTGACGCAGGCTTTCCAGATCCTCAACGCCTTTGATATCCCCAAGGGGGTCATCAAAGACCGCGCACACCCCGGCAATAACGTATATACGCTGTGGACCTGCGCCAATGACCTGAAAAACAAACGGCTCTACTTCCATACCGTCAACAACAGGACCCTCCATATGATTGACCTCATGAGATATATCAACACCGATAAGGTGCTCTTCTTCCCGATGGACGATCCCATGGAAGTAGTCCAAAACTGA